The proteins below are encoded in one region of Gemmatimonadaceae bacterium:
- the mnmE gene encoding tRNA uridine-5-carboxymethylaminomethyl(34) synthesis GTPase MnmE produces the protein MSAIVTDNPFDLSDTIVANATASGRGALAVIRVSGRRAHDIARNAVERWPNLPRIATLSRVHGADGVLLDESIVIRYDAPASFTGEDAVEIITHGGLLVPVTITGALIARGARLARAGEFTRRALLNGKLDLLQAEAVGDLISATSRAAQQVALTQLDGGLSRRILALRDELVGLEALIAYDIDFPEEDDGPIAPARIIAATDRVVDALTRLAATVHTGELVREGALVVLAGAPNVGKSSLFNALLGERRAIVTDVPGTTRDAIEAVIDTPRLPLRLVDTAGMREAVDPVERLGVEVSTSYIARAAVVLACGDDEQSLRDIQRALAERTERDDTPVVMVRTKSDLLRPGETIGGGYEIGERPLVAVSAETGEGLTELIDVAASLAAHGAETATPDAPILTNERHAFAIRAALDEVRAFRDRWTNDDVPAPVAAVHLRAAVGALEDLIGVVDVEDVLDEVFRRFCVGK, from the coding sequence ATGTCCGCCATCGTCACCGACAACCCGTTCGATCTCTCCGACACGATCGTCGCCAACGCGACGGCGAGCGGCCGCGGCGCACTCGCGGTGATTCGCGTTTCCGGAAGGCGTGCGCACGACATCGCGCGCAACGCCGTCGAGCGGTGGCCGAACCTGCCACGCATCGCGACGCTCTCGCGAGTTCACGGCGCCGACGGCGTTCTCCTCGACGAGTCGATCGTCATTCGCTACGACGCACCGGCCTCGTTCACCGGCGAAGATGCTGTGGAAATCATCACCCACGGCGGATTGCTCGTGCCCGTGACGATCACGGGAGCGCTGATCGCACGCGGCGCTCGACTCGCGCGAGCCGGTGAATTCACGCGCCGCGCGTTGTTGAACGGCAAGCTCGACTTGCTGCAGGCGGAAGCGGTTGGTGATCTGATCTCGGCGACGTCGCGCGCGGCGCAGCAGGTGGCGCTCACGCAACTCGATGGTGGTTTGAGCCGGCGCATTCTGGCGCTGCGCGACGAGCTGGTCGGGCTCGAGGCGCTGATCGCGTACGACATCGATTTTCCTGAGGAAGACGACGGTCCTATTGCGCCGGCGCGCATAATCGCGGCAACCGATCGCGTCGTCGACGCATTGACCCGCTTGGCCGCGACCGTGCACACCGGTGAGCTCGTGCGCGAGGGAGCGCTCGTGGTTCTCGCCGGCGCGCCGAACGTCGGCAAGTCCTCGCTGTTCAACGCACTCCTCGGCGAACGGCGGGCGATCGTGACCGATGTTCCCGGCACGACGCGCGATGCGATCGAGGCGGTCATCGACACGCCGCGCTTGCCGCTGCGGCTCGTCGATACGGCAGGCATGCGCGAGGCGGTGGATCCGGTGGAGCGTCTCGGCGTCGAAGTCAGCACCTCATACATCGCGCGCGCGGCGGTGGTGCTGGCTTGCGGAGACGACGAGCAGTCGCTGCGCGACATCCAACGAGCGCTTGCCGAGCGAACTGAGCGCGACGATACGCCGGTCGTGATGGTTCGCACGAAAAGCGATCTCTTGCGCCCGGGCGAGACGATCGGCGGCGGATACGAAATCGGCGAGCGCCCGTTGGTCGCGGTTAGCGCCGAAACCGGCGAAGGTTTGACCGAGCTGATCGACGTCGCCGCGTCGCTTGCCGCGCACGGGGCAGAGACCGCTACGCCGGATGCACCGATCCTGACGAACGAACGTCACGCGTTTGCGATTCGTGCGGCGCTCGACGAAGTACGCGCGTTTCGCGATCGGTGGACGAACGATGACGTGCCCGCGCCGGTTGCGGCGGTTCACCTGCGCGCGGCGGTCGGTGCGTTAGAAGATTTGATTGGCGTCGTCGACGTCGAGGACGTGCTCGACGAAGTCTTTCGGAGGTTCTGTGTCGGGAAATGA